One Actinoplanes missouriensis 431 DNA segment encodes these proteins:
- a CDS encoding MFS transporter: protein MSVATRTAPPREARLARMAVALVFLTNGALYANVVPRFPQLKADLGLTNAALGSAIAAMPLGALIAGLFAAAVIRRFRSARVASIGIVLLAALVLLVAFAPNVWVLAAVFFAAGALDAIVDVAQNAHGLRVQRVYGRSILNSLHGLWSVGAVLGGLMGSAAAGLALSLPLHLSISAVLFSLVAIVALKFMLPGADGAAASPSSVTPSPASSSPVVSPARAYSAHAVRMLAVLGLLAACGALVEDAGSSWGALYLRNELFTSAAVAGLAFVALQVAMTAGRLTGDRVVDRFGQRAVVRAGGAVAALGMGLALAFPSVPATLIGFALAGLGTATLVPAAMHSADELPGLPEGAGLTVTSWLLRAGFLLSAPLVGAIADLSSLRVGLLSVVAAGLITVVCSRALVGRVAHG from the coding sequence ATGTCCGTCGCCACCCGCACCGCACCGCCGCGCGAAGCCCGCCTGGCGCGCATGGCCGTCGCCCTGGTCTTCCTCACCAACGGCGCGCTCTACGCGAACGTAGTACCCCGGTTTCCGCAGCTCAAAGCGGACCTCGGGCTGACCAACGCGGCCCTCGGGTCGGCGATCGCCGCGATGCCCCTCGGCGCCCTCATCGCCGGTCTCTTCGCCGCCGCGGTGATCCGCCGGTTCCGCTCCGCGCGGGTCGCCTCGATCGGCATCGTCCTGCTCGCCGCGCTCGTTCTGCTCGTCGCGTTCGCGCCGAACGTCTGGGTCCTGGCCGCCGTCTTCTTCGCGGCCGGCGCGCTCGACGCGATCGTCGACGTGGCGCAGAACGCGCACGGCCTGCGGGTCCAGCGGGTGTACGGGCGATCGATCCTGAACTCGCTGCACGGGCTCTGGAGCGTGGGCGCGGTGCTCGGCGGCCTGATGGGGTCGGCGGCGGCCGGCCTGGCTCTGAGCCTGCCGCTGCATCTGAGCATCTCCGCGGTGCTGTTCAGCCTGGTCGCGATCGTGGCGCTGAAGTTCATGCTGCCCGGCGCGGACGGGGCTGCCGCGTCGCCCTCGTCTGTTACGCCCTCGCCCGCTTCATCGTCGCCCGTTGTGTCGCCGGCCCGCGCCTACTCCGCGCACGCCGTCCGGATGCTGGCGGTGCTCGGCCTGCTCGCCGCCTGCGGCGCGCTCGTCGAGGACGCCGGTTCCTCGTGGGGCGCGCTCTACCTGCGCAACGAGCTGTTCACCAGTGCCGCGGTGGCCGGCCTCGCGTTCGTCGCCCTGCAGGTCGCGATGACCGCCGGCCGGCTCACCGGGGACCGGGTGGTGGACCGGTTCGGCCAGCGTGCCGTGGTGCGGGCCGGCGGCGCCGTCGCGGCCCTCGGCATGGGCCTGGCCCTGGCGTTCCCGTCGGTGCCGGCCACGCTGATCGGGTTCGCCCTGGCCGGTCTCGGGACCGCCACGCTGGTGCCGGCCGCCATGCACAGCGCCGACGAGCTGCCCGGCCTGCCGGAGGGCGCCGGCCTGACCGTGACGAGCTGGCTGCTGCGCGCCGGATTCCTGCTCTCGGCGCCGCTCGTCGGGGCGATCGCCGACCTGTCCAGCCTGCGGGTCGGCCTGCTCTCGGTGGTCGCCGCCGGCCTGATCACGGTGGTGTGCTCGCGCGCGCTGGTGGGCCGCGTCGCGCACGGGTGA
- a CDS encoding GGDEF domain-containing protein: MHTWTNRVAPARASYRALGLLYALAMIALLGMNLGPDDNEWIAEAARFGFGVFGVVAALHAARLPDLPARLRRAWTAVAGCFGVLVVSVPVLLLLDLSLDDTKTADDVIHVIFVVALLIALQLFPLAKLRPRDRAKNVLDAMTVLVGGSLVLWYTAVDPMIHSGHDFTEGFVAAVLYPIGDLALLFTVARALLRGADDSARRPLQLLTAGTLVLFAGDAVNGYLNAHGIMVSASWQFSWWITTDALLAAAAVEQSRPARRAGFTHRPGFRIGRCLPYLAVMVAPGLMLYSAIASKHFSPWGGIAIGGAALSALVLSRQTLVQRESDELALTDGLTGLANRSRFRETSHRGLHRDARDGLHSAVLVIDMNSFKEINDTFGHQAGDAVLIELADVLRRCVPSPGLPARLGGDEFAVVLSGLAAPQQAYETAGRIAAALGPVAVDGRLITLAASIGVAVSAPGELHHDELVHRADLAMYKAKALGPATRWAVWQESLETAA, translated from the coding sequence TTGCACACCTGGACGAATCGGGTGGCTCCGGCGCGGGCGTCGTATCGGGCGCTCGGGCTGCTCTACGCCCTCGCGATGATCGCCCTCCTCGGCATGAACCTCGGGCCCGACGACAACGAGTGGATCGCCGAGGCGGCCCGGTTCGGCTTCGGCGTCTTCGGCGTGGTCGCGGCCCTGCACGCGGCCCGCCTGCCCGATCTGCCGGCCCGGCTGCGGCGCGCCTGGACCGCGGTGGCCGGCTGCTTCGGTGTGCTGGTGGTCAGCGTCCCGGTGCTGCTGCTGCTGGATCTGAGCCTGGACGACACGAAGACCGCCGACGACGTCATCCACGTGATCTTCGTGGTGGCGCTGCTGATCGCCCTGCAGCTCTTCCCGCTGGCGAAGCTGCGGCCGCGCGACCGCGCCAAGAACGTGCTCGACGCGATGACCGTGCTGGTCGGCGGTTCGCTGGTGCTCTGGTACACGGCCGTCGACCCGATGATCCACAGCGGTCACGACTTCACCGAGGGGTTCGTCGCCGCGGTGCTCTACCCGATCGGCGACCTGGCCCTGCTGTTCACCGTGGCCCGCGCCCTGCTGCGCGGCGCCGACGACTCCGCGCGGCGGCCGTTGCAGCTGCTCACCGCCGGCACACTGGTGCTCTTCGCCGGTGACGCGGTGAACGGCTACCTGAACGCGCACGGCATCATGGTCAGCGCCTCCTGGCAGTTCTCCTGGTGGATCACGACGGACGCGCTGCTCGCGGCGGCCGCGGTGGAGCAGAGCCGGCCGGCGCGGCGGGCCGGGTTCACGCACCGGCCGGGGTTCCGGATCGGGCGATGCCTGCCGTACCTCGCGGTGATGGTCGCCCCCGGGCTGATGCTGTACTCCGCCATCGCCTCGAAGCACTTCTCGCCGTGGGGCGGGATCGCCATCGGCGGCGCGGCGCTCAGCGCGCTGGTGCTGTCCCGGCAGACACTGGTCCAGCGGGAGTCCGACGAGCTGGCGCTCACCGACGGGCTGACCGGTCTCGCCAACCGGTCCCGGTTCCGCGAGACGTCACACCGCGGGCTGCACCGGGACGCCCGCGACGGCCTGCACTCGGCCGTCCTGGTGATCGACATGAACAGCTTCAAGGAGATCAACGATACGTTCGGCCATCAGGCGGGCGACGCGGTGCTGATCGAGCTGGCCGACGTGCTGCGCCGCTGCGTGCCGTCGCCCGGCTTGCCGGCCCGGCTCGGCGGGGACGAGTTCGCGGTCGTGCTCTCCGGCCTGGCGGCACCGCAGCAGGCGTACGAGACGGCCGGCCGGATCGCCGCCGCGCTCGGCCCGGTCGCCGTCGACGGCCGGCTGATCACCCTGGCGGCGAGCATCGGTGTGGCCGTCTCCGCGCCGGGCGAGCTGCACCACGACGAGCTGGTGCACCGCGCCGACCTGGCGATGTACAAGGCGAAGGCGCTCGGTCCGGCGACCCGCTGGGCGGTCTGGCAGGAGTCGCTGGAGACGGCGGCCTGA
- a CDS encoding VOC family protein codes for MDLTFDCVDAVSLAEFWKSALGYVDEPPPAPFATREEWVASFGEEEGEGGAAWLEDPAGVGPRLSLLDVPEPKVAKNRLHIDIRVGRSDDQWERVVAKSGELVAAGGSVLTVVDGHHIVMADPEGNEFCVAP; via the coding sequence GTGGATCTGACATTTGACTGTGTGGATGCCGTGTCGCTGGCGGAGTTCTGGAAATCGGCGCTGGGCTACGTCGATGAGCCGCCTCCGGCGCCGTTCGCGACGCGGGAGGAGTGGGTGGCGTCCTTCGGTGAGGAGGAGGGTGAGGGCGGCGCGGCCTGGCTGGAGGATCCGGCCGGGGTGGGTCCGCGGCTGAGCCTGCTCGACGTGCCGGAGCCGAAGGTGGCGAAGAACCGGCTGCACATCGACATCCGGGTGGGCCGCTCGGATGACCAGTGGGAGCGCGTGGTGGCGAAATCCGGCGAGCTCGTCGCGGCGGGCGGCAGCGTGCTCACCGTCGTCGACGGGCATCACATCGTGATGGCCGACCCGGAGGGCAACGAGTTCTGCGTCGCACCCTGA
- a CDS encoding nucleoside/nucleotide kinase family protein, whose translation MLLGPGETPAGEWQDQSWDDFVAAVLAAGGTPAGRPLLIAVDGRGGSGKTTLAGRLAERIPGSAIVHTDDVAWWHSRFGWADLMTTGVLDPLRAGAAVRLRPPAWERRGRDGQITVPAGCRAVLVEGVGASRRDLAHLFDVAIWVRSDYAEAERLGLLRDLGLKGVDPVTAKREWDEWMAEENPFLSADRPWDRAAFVVGGTGVGTGDGVRTSKPS comes from the coding sequence ATGTTGCTGGGACCCGGTGAGACTCCCGCGGGGGAGTGGCAGGACCAGAGCTGGGACGACTTCGTCGCCGCGGTGCTGGCCGCGGGCGGGACGCCGGCCGGGCGCCCGCTGCTGATCGCCGTCGACGGGCGCGGCGGCAGCGGCAAGACGACCCTGGCCGGCCGGCTCGCCGAGCGGATCCCCGGCTCGGCGATCGTGCACACCGACGACGTGGCCTGGTGGCACTCCCGTTTCGGCTGGGCCGATCTGATGACCACCGGCGTCCTCGATCCGCTGCGCGCCGGCGCGGCGGTGCGCCTGCGCCCGCCCGCGTGGGAGCGGCGCGGCCGGGACGGGCAGATCACGGTGCCGGCCGGCTGCCGGGCGGTGCTGGTCGAGGGGGTCGGCGCGTCCCGGCGGGACCTGGCGCACCTGTTCGACGTCGCGATCTGGGTACGGTCCGACTACGCCGAGGCGGAACGGCTCGGTCTGCTGCGTGACCTGGGGCTCAAGGGTGTCGACCCGGTGACCGCGAAGCGGGAGTGGGACGAGTGGATGGCCGAGGAGAACCCGTTCCTGAGCGCCGATCGCCCGTGGGACCGTGCCGCGTTCGTGGTCGGCGGGACCGGGGTGGGAACGGGGGATGGGGTCAGGACGTCGAAACCGTCATGA
- a CDS encoding GNAT family N-acetyltransferase — protein MLKNPVWAALAGPQACFAEAAGDAARYSPEIAPFAALRDPADPAAWRDLATITDVAVLTGPSITPPTGWETTEVLAGVQMIGQSMTGVDDPDAVVLTEADVPEMLELVARAQPGPFRKRTVDLGRHLGIRDDDGRLVAMAGERFRLPGWTEVSAVCTDPEFRGKGLGARLTLAVAAGILARGELPFLHTVHDNEDAIRLYGRLGFEHSGDVVFASFRRTATS, from the coding sequence GTGCTGAAGAATCCCGTGTGGGCCGCCCTCGCCGGGCCGCAGGCCTGTTTCGCCGAGGCCGCCGGTGACGCCGCCCGCTATTCACCCGAGATCGCGCCCTTCGCCGCGCTGCGCGACCCCGCCGACCCGGCCGCCTGGCGCGACCTGGCCACGATCACCGACGTCGCGGTGCTCACCGGCCCGTCGATCACCCCGCCGACCGGCTGGGAGACCACCGAGGTCCTCGCCGGCGTGCAGATGATCGGCCAGAGCATGACCGGCGTCGACGACCCGGACGCGGTGGTGCTGACCGAGGCCGACGTCCCGGAGATGCTCGAGCTCGTGGCCCGCGCCCAGCCCGGCCCGTTCCGCAAGCGGACCGTCGACCTGGGCCGTCACCTCGGCATCCGGGACGACGATGGCCGCCTCGTCGCGATGGCCGGTGAACGCTTCCGCCTGCCCGGCTGGACCGAGGTGAGCGCTGTCTGCACCGACCCGGAGTTCCGCGGCAAGGGCCTCGGCGCCCGCCTCACCCTGGCGGTGGCCGCCGGTATCCTGGCCCGCGGCGAGCTGCCGTTCCTGCACACGGTCCACGACAACGAGGACGCGATCCGGCTTTACGGCCGCCTGGGCTTCGAACACAGCGGCGACGTGGTCTTCGCCTCCTTCCGCCGCACCGCGACGTCCTGA
- a CDS encoding 5'-3' exonuclease — translation MTSPLLAVDAPSLYFRAFHGIPEKAAQTPAGEPVNAIRGFLDMLAQLIRTRRPDRLVCALDADWRPAWRVELVPSYKQHRVAHGDVEEVPASLERQVPVLLEVLAAVGIPAFGVKGYEADDVLGTLAAGQPAPVEVVSGDRDLFQLVDDARGTRLLYCGRGVAKLEDADEALVRAKYGVPARWYADFAAMRGDPSDGLPGVAGVGEKTAARLIERYGGVEQILAALDDPSSGFAPGVRLKLDAAREYLAKALPVCKVALDVPLPDFDPALPKSPRDGDALLALAERWNLAGSARRLVDALAA, via the coding sequence GTGACCTCACCGCTGCTGGCAGTCGACGCCCCGAGCCTGTACTTCCGGGCCTTCCACGGCATCCCCGAGAAGGCCGCGCAGACGCCGGCCGGCGAGCCGGTCAACGCGATCCGCGGCTTCCTCGACATGCTGGCCCAGCTCATCCGGACCCGCCGGCCGGACCGTCTCGTCTGCGCGCTCGACGCGGACTGGCGGCCGGCCTGGCGGGTCGAGCTGGTTCCGTCCTACAAGCAGCACCGGGTGGCGCACGGCGATGTCGAGGAGGTGCCGGCCTCGCTGGAGCGGCAGGTCCCGGTGCTGCTCGAGGTGCTCGCCGCGGTCGGCATCCCGGCGTTCGGGGTCAAGGGGTACGAGGCCGACGACGTGCTCGGCACCCTCGCCGCCGGCCAGCCCGCCCCGGTCGAGGTGGTCTCCGGCGACCGCGACCTGTTCCAGCTGGTCGACGACGCGCGCGGCACCCGCCTGCTCTACTGCGGCCGCGGCGTCGCCAAGCTGGAGGACGCCGACGAGGCGCTGGTCCGGGCGAAGTACGGGGTGCCCGCCCGGTGGTACGCGGACTTCGCGGCGATGCGCGGCGACCCGAGCGACGGCCTGCCCGGCGTGGCCGGCGTCGGCGAGAAGACCGCGGCCCGGCTCATCGAGCGGTACGGCGGGGTCGAGCAGATCCTGGCCGCCCTCGACGACCCGTCCTCCGGCTTCGCGCCCGGCGTGCGGCTGAAACTCGACGCCGCCCGGGAGTACCTGGCCAAGGCGCTGCCGGTCTGCAAGGTGGCCCTCGACGTGCCGCTGCCCGATTTCGACCCGGCGCTGCCGAAGTCCCCCCGCGACGGTGACGCCCTGCTCGCGCTCGCCGAACGGTGGAACCTGGCCGGCTCGGCCCGCCGCCTGGTGGACGCCCTCGCCGCCTGA
- a CDS encoding acyl-CoA dehydrogenase family protein: protein MLTHDEAVTTAHRLAAELEPGAIQRDRDGAAVIPHDALAALDASGLLGITIPAADGGPGLGPRTLAEVTRILAAADPAIAQVPQGHYLMIDILAVHGGADARKRLFADVLTGKRLGNALAERGGKHAQDLRTTITGGRLTGVKYYTTGALTSAWIAVSALSPEGRLVLAFVPRDAPGVTVDTDWDVIGQRATISGTATFRDVPVELVVDYASAYEVPQQLGARAQLVHTAIEAGIAGAALRDARAYLRSTARPSTEAIRAGHGSAAEDPHVRHRYGRLAARVRAAEALLESAAGTLDEIGLIPRSAEEAARGSLTVAAAKAFASEVAVDAGSEIFALCGTSAAASKWDLDRHWRNARTHSVHDPLDWKYAHIGAYELSDVLPPNHGQL, encoded by the coding sequence ATGCTGACCCACGACGAGGCGGTCACCACCGCCCACCGGCTCGCCGCCGAGCTCGAGCCCGGCGCGATCCAGCGCGACCGCGACGGCGCCGCGGTGATCCCGCACGACGCGCTCGCCGCCCTCGACGCGTCCGGCCTGCTCGGCATCACGATCCCGGCCGCGGACGGCGGCCCGGGCCTCGGCCCGCGCACCCTCGCCGAGGTCACCCGCATCCTGGCCGCCGCCGACCCGGCGATCGCCCAGGTGCCGCAGGGCCACTACCTCATGATCGACATCCTGGCCGTGCACGGCGGCGCCGACGCCCGCAAGCGTCTCTTCGCCGACGTCCTGACCGGGAAACGCCTCGGCAACGCCCTGGCCGAGCGCGGCGGCAAGCACGCGCAGGATCTGCGCACCACCATCACCGGCGGCCGTCTGACCGGCGTGAAGTACTACACGACGGGTGCCCTGACCAGCGCCTGGATCGCGGTCAGCGCGCTCTCCCCGGAGGGCCGCCTGGTGCTGGCGTTCGTCCCCCGCGACGCGCCCGGCGTCACCGTCGACACCGACTGGGACGTGATCGGCCAGCGCGCGACGATCAGTGGAACGGCCACGTTCCGTGATGTCCCGGTCGAGCTGGTCGTCGATTACGCGTCGGCCTACGAGGTGCCGCAGCAGCTGGGCGCACGGGCGCAGCTGGTGCACACGGCGATCGAGGCGGGCATCGCCGGGGCGGCGCTGCGTGACGCGCGGGCCTACCTGCGGTCCACGGCGCGACCGTCGACGGAGGCCATCCGGGCAGGTCACGGCAGTGCAGCTGAGGACCCGCACGTCCGTCACCGCTACGGCCGCCTGGCCGCCCGCGTCCGTGCCGCGGAGGCGCTGCTGGAGTCCGCCGCCGGAACTCTCGACGAGATCGGCCTGATTCCGCGGTCCGCCGAGGAGGCAGCCCGAGGCTCACTCACGGTGGCCGCCGCCAAGGCCTTCGCCAGCGAGGTGGCGGTGGACGCCGGGTCCGAGATCTTCGCCCTCTGCGGCACCAGCGCAGCCGCCTCGAAGTGGGACCTGGACCGCCATTGGCGCAACGCCCGAACCCACAGCGTCCACGATCCTCTCGACTGGAAGTATGCGCACATAGGCGCATATGAGCTCTCCGACGTCCTCCCACCCAACCACGGACAGCTATAA
- a CDS encoding putative bifunctional diguanylate cyclase/phosphodiesterase, translating into MSTRAVRACFAAWTVVLTGLYYAFPDAQLYTWAALGYSSAAMVLAGVRLYRPSRRLPWYLISVSLVLFTTGDSLYNLVLAAGGEPGFPGPNDVLYLLFYPLLTAGLLIFVRARSGGGDKAALLDALVPTVGLGLLAWVYWIAPFTRSAELTTLEKVVSIGYPLGDVLVLAMILRMLTGSGRKPGAVSTIGIAMVGLLVSDIFYGQDQLNSAWELGGPVDFGWIVFYASMGYAALRPSMRELTEQAGPSAETGMGRHRLFWLSAAALIAPAVLAVEYAQGREVEIARGGVVDAPVIAGAAAVMFLLVLARVADLAVAQRQAGTRERALREAGAALFAAADEDDLVIGVENAVARLMPADQPYHLQLATPRPGRAEAVVTWMSAADLPEDLSSGGFANVLHCPQSLPGDRHGVIVLGAPDAVLRSLRGSVETLGAQIASVLERIALTHEVSRRDSEAYFRTLIQSAADVIMILDEDGTIRYASPSAGTLFGGSDPTGRIFADLLAPDARITLRDTVARVEQGAGDLEGVALAALRGERRVEIECDLRDLREDPTVRGIVVTLRDVTEQRRLEDDLTHQAYHDSLTGLANRVLFRTRLEQAHAAAARDGSTLGVLFIDLDDFKEVNDTLGHAIGDQLLIAVAQRITATIGAGSTAARMGGDEFAVLVGQCDRADAAEDVAARLVAALAAPIELADGEGGVHLVSGAASVGVATNSEAANATEMLRHADLALYLAKGLGKGGWQRYQSDLHTAMVQRLEMRTQLIEAIEGEQFVLQYQPIVELADQRITGVEALVRWQHPARGLLGPFHFVEAAEESGAIVGIGTWVLREALRQFAVWKAEDPSSTLRYVSVNVSPRQFRSPDFADVVRQALADTGARPEWLLLEITESLVLRDAEKVLADLKALRALGVRVAIDDFGTGYSSLSYLRQMPVDVLKLDKSFIDDILHSRQQHALVDTIITLAGNLDLAVVAEGIEESGQHAALDTMGCQYGQGYLFAKPLWPADIPARTQAASELAVLS; encoded by the coding sequence TTGTCGACGCGAGCAGTTCGCGCGTGCTTCGCCGCCTGGACCGTGGTGCTCACCGGGTTGTACTACGCGTTCCCGGACGCGCAGCTCTACACCTGGGCGGCGCTGGGCTACTCCAGCGCGGCGATGGTGCTGGCCGGCGTACGCCTGTACCGCCCGTCCCGGCGCCTGCCGTGGTACCTGATCAGCGTCTCACTGGTCCTCTTCACCACCGGTGACTCGCTGTACAACCTGGTGCTCGCGGCCGGCGGCGAACCCGGCTTCCCCGGCCCGAACGACGTGCTCTACCTGCTGTTCTACCCGCTGCTCACGGCCGGCCTGCTGATCTTCGTACGGGCTCGGTCGGGCGGCGGCGACAAGGCGGCGCTGCTCGACGCGCTGGTGCCCACGGTCGGCCTCGGCCTGCTCGCCTGGGTGTACTGGATCGCGCCGTTCACCCGCTCGGCCGAGCTGACCACGCTGGAGAAGGTCGTCTCGATCGGCTACCCGCTCGGCGACGTGCTGGTGCTCGCCATGATCCTGCGGATGCTCACCGGCTCGGGCCGCAAGCCCGGCGCGGTCAGCACGATCGGCATCGCCATGGTGGGCCTGCTCGTCTCCGACATCTTCTACGGCCAGGACCAGCTCAACAGCGCGTGGGAGCTGGGCGGCCCGGTCGATTTCGGCTGGATCGTCTTCTACGCCTCGATGGGGTACGCGGCGCTGCGCCCGTCGATGCGCGAGCTCACCGAGCAGGCCGGCCCGAGCGCCGAGACCGGCATGGGCCGCCACCGGCTGTTCTGGCTCAGCGCCGCCGCCCTGATCGCCCCGGCCGTCCTCGCGGTGGAGTACGCGCAGGGCCGGGAGGTCGAGATCGCCCGGGGCGGCGTCGTCGACGCGCCGGTGATCGCGGGTGCCGCTGCCGTCATGTTCCTGCTGGTCCTGGCACGGGTCGCGGATCTCGCCGTGGCGCAGCGCCAGGCCGGCACGCGGGAGCGGGCGCTGCGGGAGGCCGGCGCCGCCCTGTTCGCGGCCGCCGACGAGGACGATCTGGTGATCGGTGTGGAGAACGCCGTGGCCCGCCTGATGCCCGCGGACCAGCCGTACCACCTGCAGCTGGCGACGCCCCGGCCGGGCCGTGCCGAGGCCGTGGTGACCTGGATGTCCGCCGCCGACCTCCCCGAGGATCTGAGCAGCGGCGGTTTCGCGAACGTGCTGCACTGCCCGCAGTCGCTGCCCGGCGACCGGCACGGGGTGATCGTGCTGGGCGCCCCGGACGCGGTGCTGCGGTCGTTGCGCGGCTCGGTGGAGACGCTCGGCGCGCAGATCGCGTCGGTGCTGGAACGGATCGCGCTCACCCACGAGGTGAGCCGCCGGGACAGCGAGGCCTACTTCCGTACCCTGATCCAGAGTGCCGCCGACGTCATCATGATCCTCGACGAGGACGGCACCATCCGGTACGCGAGCCCGTCCGCCGGCACCCTGTTCGGCGGCAGCGACCCGACCGGCCGGATCTTCGCGGACCTGCTCGCGCCGGACGCCCGGATCACGCTGCGGGACACCGTCGCCCGCGTCGAGCAGGGCGCCGGCGACCTGGAGGGCGTCGCGCTCGCCGCGCTACGCGGCGAGCGCCGGGTGGAGATCGAGTGCGATCTGCGCGATCTTCGAGAGGACCCGACGGTACGGGGGATCGTGGTCACCCTCCGGGACGTGACCGAGCAGCGGCGGCTCGAGGACGACCTCACCCACCAGGCGTACCACGACTCGCTGACCGGGCTGGCCAACCGGGTGCTGTTCCGCACCCGGCTCGAGCAGGCGCACGCCGCCGCCGCGCGTGACGGCAGCACCCTCGGCGTGCTCTTCATCGACCTCGACGACTTCAAGGAGGTCAACGACACCCTGGGGCACGCGATCGGCGACCAGTTGCTGATCGCGGTGGCGCAGCGGATCACCGCGACCATCGGGGCCGGCAGCACCGCGGCCCGGATGGGCGGCGACGAGTTCGCCGTGCTGGTCGGCCAGTGCGACCGGGCGGACGCCGCCGAGGACGTGGCCGCCCGCCTGGTGGCCGCGCTCGCCGCGCCGATCGAGCTGGCCGACGGCGAGGGCGGGGTGCACCTGGTCAGCGGCGCCGCCAGCGTCGGCGTGGCGACCAACTCCGAGGCTGCCAACGCGACCGAGATGCTGCGTCACGCCGACCTCGCGCTCTACCTGGCCAAGGGTCTCGGCAAGGGCGGCTGGCAGCGGTACCAGAGCGACCTGCACACCGCGATGGTGCAGCGCCTGGAGATGCGCACCCAGCTGATCGAGGCGATCGAGGGCGAGCAGTTCGTGCTGCAGTACCAGCCGATCGTCGAGCTGGCCGACCAGCGGATCACCGGCGTGGAGGCGTTGGTGCGCTGGCAGCACCCGGCCCGCGGCCTGCTCGGGCCGTTCCACTTCGTCGAGGCCGCCGAGGAGAGCGGAGCGATCGTCGGGATCGGCACGTGGGTGCTCCGCGAGGCGCTGCGCCAGTTCGCCGTCTGGAAGGCCGAGGACCCGTCGAGCACGCTGCGCTACGTGAGCGTCAACGTGTCGCCGCGCCAGTTCCGCAGTCCCGACTTCGCCGACGTGGTCCGCCAGGCCCTCGCCGACACGGGCGCCCGCCCGGAGTGGCTGCTCCTGGAGATCACCGAGAGTCTGGTGCTCCGGGACGCCGAGAAGGTCCTCGCCGATCTCAAGGCGCTTCGCGCCCTGGGGGTACGGGTGGCGATCGACGACTTCGGCACCGGGTACTCCTCGCTCAGTTACTTGCGGCAGATGCCGGTAGACGTGCTGAAACTGGACAAGTCATTCATCGACGACATTCTGCACAGCCGGCAGCAGCACGCCCTGGTCGACACGATCATCACGCTCGCCGGCAACCTGGACCTCGCCGTCGTGGCCGAGGGCATCGAGGAGTCCGGCCAGCACGCCGCGCTCGACACCATGGGCTGCCAGTACGGTCAGGGCTACCTGTTCGCCAAACCGCTCTGGCCGGCCGACATCCCGGCGCGCACGCAGGCGGCCTCCGAGTTGGCCGTCCTGAGCTGA